One genomic region from Bubalus bubalis isolate 160015118507 breed Murrah chromosome 24, NDDB_SH_1, whole genome shotgun sequence encodes:
- the AZGP1 gene encoding zinc-alpha-2-glycoprotein yields MVPVLLSLLLLLGPAVPKETQDGNYSLSFLYTGLSKPREGFPSFQAVAYLNDQPFFHYNSEGRRAEPLAPWSQVEGMEDWEKESALQRAREDIFMETLSDIMDHYKDREGSHTFQGAFGCELRNNESSGAFWGYAYDGQDFIKFDKEIPAWVPLDPAAQNTKRKWEAEAVYVQRAKAYLDEECPGMLRKYLPYSRTHLDRQESPSVSVTGHTAPGHKRTLKCLAYDFYPRSIGLHWTRAGDAQEAESGGDVLPSGDGTYQSWVVVGVPSEDQAPYSCHVEHRSLTRPLTVPWDPRQQAQ; encoded by the exons ATGGTGCCTGTCCTGCTGTCTCTGCTGCTACTTCTGGGCCCCGCAGTCCCCAAGGAGACCCAGGATG GGAATTACTCTCTAAGCTTCCTCTACACCGGGCTGTCCAAGCCCCGTGAGGGCTTCCCCAGCTTCCAGGCTGTTGCCTACCTCAATGACCAGCCCTTCTTCCACTACAATAGTGAAGGCAGGAGGGCCGAGCCCCTGGCACCGTGGAGTCAGGTGGAAGGAATGGAGGACTGGGAGAAGGAGAGCGCCCTTCAGAGGGCCAGGGAGGACATCTTCATGGAGACCCTGAGCGACATCATGGACCACTACAAGGACAGAGAAG GGTCTCACACCTTTCAAGGAGCATTCGGCTGTGAGCTCCGGAATAACGAAAGTAGTGGAGCATTCTGGGGGTACGCCTACGATGGCCAGGACTTCATCAAGTTCGACAAAGAAATCCCAGCCTGGGTCCCTCTGGACCCAGCAGCTCAGAACACCAAGAGGAAGTGGGAAGCAGAGGCAGTCTACGTGCAGCGGGCCAAGGCCTACCTGGACGAGGAGTGCCCAGGGATGCTGCGGAAGTACCTGCCCTACAGCAGGACCCACCTGGACCGACAAG AGTCTCCCTCTGTGTCGGTCACCGGGCACACAGCCCCGGGGCACAAGAGGACACTCAAGTGCCTGGCCTACGACTTCTACCCGCGAAGTATCGGGCTGCACTGGACTCGGGCCGGCGACGCCCAGGAGGCTGAGTCAGGGGGCGACGTGCTCCCCAGCGGCGACGGCACTTACCAGtcctgggtggtggtgggggtcccCTCTGAGGACCAAGCCCCGTACTCCTGCCACGTGGAGCACAGAAGCCTGACCCGGCCCCTCACCGTCCCGTGGGACCCGCGGCAACAAGCCCAGTAG